One window from the genome of Numida meleagris isolate 19003 breed g44 Domestic line chromosome 24, NumMel1.0, whole genome shotgun sequence encodes:
- the GOLPH3L gene encoding Golgi phosphoprotein 3-like → MTTLTRRGWRGDKRAECEEEAAADRELPDEDSDNSKAPRLTLMEEVLLLGLQDKEGYPSFWNDCLSPGLRGGILIELALRGRIQLEPLTARKKRLLDRKVLLKSAAPTGDVLLDETLQHMKASESSETVQTWIELLTGETWNPFKLQYQLRNVRERVAKGLVEKGILTTGKQSFLLFDMTTHPVCDATEKQRLLRKLQDSLLERWTGDPRRMERRLLALLVLAHASDVLEKALGSLEDTQYETATSRARDVLEADPELEAAQGRGTEVIWAVLAAFSRA, encoded by the exons GGGCTGAGTGTGAGGAGGAGGCGGCTGCGGACAGGGAGCTGCCCGACGAGGACTCTGACAACTCCAAAGCCCCCCGCCTCACGCTGATGGAGGAggtgctgctcctggggctgcaggacaAGGAG GGCTACCCCTCCTTCTGGAACGACTGCCTGTCCCCCGGCCTGCGCGGTGGCATCCTCATCGAGCTGGCGCTGCGGGGCCGCATCCAGCTGGAGCCGCTCACAGCCAGGAAGAAGCGGCTGCTGGACAGGAAG GTGCTGCTGAAGTCGGCTGCTCCCACTGGCGATGTCCTCCTGGATGAGACCCTCCAGCACATGAAAGCCTCCGAGTCCTCAGAAACGGTGCAGACCTGGATAGAGCTGCTCACAG GGGAGACCTGGAACCCCTTCAAGCTGCAGTATCAGCTGCGGAACGTGCGTGAGCGTGTCGCCAAGGGCCTGGTGGAGAAGGGGATCCTCACCACGGGGAAGCAGAGCTTCCTGCTCTTCGACATGACCACTCACCCCGTCTGTGACGCCACTGAGAAGCAGCGCCTGCTGAGGAAGCTGCAGGACAGTTTGTTGGAGCGCTGGACGGGGGACCCGCGCCGCATGGAGCGTAGGTTGCTGGCGCTGCTGGTGCTGGCCCACGCCTCGGATGTGCTGGAGaaggctttgggcagcctggagGACACGCAGTATGAGACGGCCACGAGCAGGGCCAGGGATGTGCTGGAGGCCGACCCGGAGCTGGAGGCGGCCCAGGGCAGAGGGACGGAGGTGATCTGGGCTGTGCTGGCGGCTTTCAGCCGGGCCTAG